The genomic segment GGACCTGGCCGATAAGTATGGTCTTAAGGTGATCGAAGACTGTGCTCAAGCCCACGGGGCCAAGTATAAAGGGCGTTCAGTGGGTTCCATCGGGCATGTCGGCGCGTGGTCCTTTTGTCAGGATAAGATCCTTACCACGGGTGGTGAGGGTGGAATGCTCACGACCAATGATCCTGAGGTTTGGTCTAAAGCTTGGTCGTTCAAGGACCATGGCAAGAGCTACGACGCGGTATACAACCGCCAACACCCCCCCGGATTCCGCTGGCTCCATGAGGACTTCGGCACCAATTGGCGCATGCTCGAGTTACAAGCCGCTATTGGCCGTGTGGTCTTGAAGAAACTAGACCATTGGGTCGATAAACGAAGGGAGTATGCCAATTACCTTAATAAGCGATTCGGGCAAATTCCCGCCCTGCGGATTACACCTGCCCCGGGAGACATTCATCATGCTTACTACAAGTACTACGTCTATGTGCGTCCTGAGAAACTCAAACCCGGCTGGGACCGCGACCGTATTATGATGGCGATTGGCGAGATGGGGATCCCGTGCTTTAGCGGCAGCTGCAGTGAGATCTACCTGGAGAAGGCTTTCGAAAAAGCAGGCCTACGGCCTGCTGAGCGCTTGCCGATCGCACAGCAACTTGGCGAGACCTCACTGATGTTCCTGGTGCACCCCACTCTCCAGCCGGAGCATATTGAAGCAACAGCTGCCGCTGTTGAACAGGTGATGGAGCAGGCCTCGAGGTAAAAGCATGAAAGTTCTCAACCGCGAAATACTTGTGCGTGTGCTGGCAGATGCTGTCCTATTATCAGCTAGCTACGCCTTGGCCTTGCTTACCCGGCTGTTTGTTGTCTTCTACGTGGAGAAGAGCCAGGATATCAGCCTGGTTCAGGGCTATGTAGATATTTATCTACGCTCCTTGCCGATCTTGTTGCCGTTGGGGATAGCTGTGTTTGCACTCTTCGGTTTCTACACCAAGGGGCGGGCTTATGCCAGCCGCTATAAGGTGCTTGTGGTCGTGCAGGCGGTAACCCTAAGCTTTTTGCTCTTCGGCTTCCTGGGATTCCTGTTGCCCCAACATGTGAACCCTCCCCGGTCGGTTGTTTTCATCGCCTGGGCTTTTGCCCTGCCGCTGATCATCTTGGCACGGTTGTGGTCGGACTTTTGGAAACGACTGGCGATCGCGGAAGTCATTACTTATGAGCGGCCTAAAGCTAACTCAGGCAAGAATGTGCTGGTGATCGGCGGGGCGGGGTATATCGGTTCGGCGTTGCTACCTAAGCTGTTAGAGCGCGGGTACAAAGTGCGTCTGCTGGATCTACTTCTCTATGGTAAGGAGCCCATCCAGGGCGTAATTAATCACCCCCACCTCGAAATCATCCAGGCGGATTTCCGTCAGGTCGATAAGGTGGTCGAGGCTATGCAGGGGATGGATACGGTTGTTCACCTCGGAGGGTTGGTGGGCGATCCTGCTTGCGCGGTAGATGAGAACCTAACCATCGAAATTAACCTGATGGCGACTCGGATGATCGCTGAGGTGGCCAAGGGATTCGGGATATCAAAGTTTATTTTTGCGAGCACCTGCTCAGTCTATGGGGCTAGCGATCAGATTCTTGATGAGCGCTCGAGTCTTAACCCCGTGTCCCTTTATGCCCGGAGCAAGATCGCCTCGGAACGAGTTCTGGCCATGCTGGCTGATGAACAGTTTGCAGTAGTTAACCTCCGCTTCGGCACCATATACGGCCTTTCAGGACGTACACGTTTTGACCTAGTGGTCAACCTCTTGACAGCCAAGGCTGTGGTGGACGGTAAGATCACCGTGTTCGGGGGGGATCAGTGGCGGCCGTTCGTTCATGTGGATGACGCTGCCTTGGCGGTCCTTAAGGTTATAGAGGCGCCAGTCGAGCTAGTACGCAACCAGATTTTCAACGTGGGCTCGAATGAGCAGAATATGACTCTAGGGCAAGTTGGTGAACTTATTCAACGAATTATCCCCAGTGCAGAACTAATCGATTCCGGCCGGGATGGAGATCGGCGCAACTACCGTGTTGACTTTAGCAAAATTCGCAAAACCCTTGACTTTGAGCCCCAGTGGACTGTAGAGCAGGGGATTAGGCAAGTAATTGGGGCCTTGCAAAGCGGTAAGGTTGCTGACTATCGCGACCCCATATACAGTAACGTGAGGTATTTAACAGAAGAGGCGGCCTCAGAAATTATAAAGCAGTACTATACCGGGTGGGAGCGCGAGCTCATAGAAAGAGCTCACTCGACTAATTAGCTAGTAGCTAAAGTGCTTCAAGTGTGACCTGGTTGTATGGTTTACCCTTTATCTTATTGCCCCTATTTACCATAGGGTTTGCCGCCGCAGCAGTATGCCTGGGGATACTGGGGCTCAGGAAGGGCTCTTATCAAAGCCAAGGGTCAAGGTCAACCCTGTGGGTTTATTTTCTGTCTGCAGGATTTGTAGGAGGGGTGGGGCAGTTATTAAGTCCGGTGGAGGATATAAAAGTTCCTTGGGTCAACGATCAGAGGCCAGAAAAGAACTTATTCGCGCCTGAAACGCCATGGTATTTGTTCTCCTATGACCCCATGAAGCGAGGAGAGCGGCAAGCAGACGGCTTCGTACGCTTTTACAAGCGAGAAGGCCTATCGGGAATTAGCTCAGATCTCTACTACTCTGTCCGGCAAGGAACGATATTAACCCAGAGCTTGTACTTCCGAAGTGATGGTAATGTAACGCTTCAACTGTCGTTTTGGACAAAGCGGGGTCGACAGATAGTTCCCACGCGGTTGGTTGACGTAGGAGATGGGCTTAAACGTGCCTATGCCACTTACCAAGTTAGACCGGGTGATGAACTTGTACAAGGGCCAGATATCGTCCAGATTAAGGGCAACTGGACGTACATTGACATCGGTTATGCTCAACTCGAACTAGGCTCTTTCCCCTCTGCCTACCGATCTGGTGGGCAACCTGACCCTACCCCCCTAGGGCGCTTCGTATGGTGGTTCGGAACTGTACTTCTAGGGCTTTTGGTGTTTTATGGAACGTCTTACCTCCTAACCTACGTGAGCAGGGCACGGGCAGCCCTAATGATTACTTTGGGGCTTGCGCTTCATTTAAGCGTTGGTGTATGGCAATACTTTTCATACTTTTCAAGTGAGTCACGGGCTGCAGGACTAGCCATTAACCCAAACGCTTTCGGTGCTTCTGGTGTAGTAGCTGCTAGCCTTGTCTGGCTGCTTGGGGGCTGGAGGTTGGCATTAATCGCATTGACAGCAATGATTGGCACAGTATGGATATCGGGCAGCCGAGCCGCGTTTTTAGGCGTGTTATTCATGAGTATGATCTGGGTCATTCAATTCCCACGGGCTTGGAAGTGGGCTGTGGGGATAATCCTAACTGCAGGCCTGATGATGGTCCTTCTTCCTGGCTGGGAAGATCGTTTAGGGAGACTTATAAGCTTTACTGACTTAAGTTCACCCTCGAGCCAATCTCGTTTGGAGATTTGGCAGGTGGCTTGGCAGGCTTTCACAGAATATCCCTTTACCGGAATTGGTGCAAATCGCTTCGGGATTTATTACCTTGAACATCGTCCTCCTAATGCCCTCGAGCCCGCTGCCGCTCATGCCCATAACCTGTTCTTGCATCTCCTGGCTGAGACGGGACTACTTGGCCTGTTCGGGTTCTTGGGGCTTTGGGGGTCCATAATACGAATGCTCTGGCAGATGGGGCAGTGGGCCGCACTGGCCGTGATTGGTACAGCTTTATTCATGAATTTGTTTGACTACACCTGGTTTTATGCTGGGGTCTACTACCCGCTGTGGGTCGCCGTGGCTTGGGCGCTCCGACCGCCCCCTGATACAATGCGCGCGTGAGCATGGAGCCCCACACCCAAAGCGACGAGCTCTCGCTGCGCGATCTCTATTTGGTGCTGAAGCGCCGCCAGAACTTGATTTTAGGCCTTACCCTGGGCGCGGCCATCTTGGTTTTTGCGGTGAGCCAGGTGTGGCCCAAAACCTATAGCAGTAAGGTAGTCCTCAGCCTATCGTTTAACAACCAATTGCAATCAGGGGTGCTAAGCAATCTCCCGTCATTACCTGGGCTTGCCCAGGGTTTCGTGGACTTGCAAAACACCACGCTTCTGGCAAAGGATCTCGGGGTTGACCAACCCCCCGAGGTTTATGGGGCACGCTTCGACGAGAAGAAGGGCCTGCTTAACCTCAGCGCGAAGGGGAGGACCCCTAATGAGGCCCGCCAGCGGGTGGAGCGCATCGTGCGGGTGGCGACGGATTACCTCCGGGCGCGCATGGTCGAGGGAGCGGTCTCCAACATCCGGGCCCTGCTGGCGCAGACGCAACTTGACCTCGAGTCCACCCAGGAGAGCCTCAAGCGCATCCAGGCCGAGCTGAAGAACCTCTCGGCCGAGGGGCGCTCGGACGCGGCCATTGCGGCGGCCCTGGAGGCCCGGCAGGTGGGCCCGGAGACGGCGCGGAGCTCGAGCCCCGCCTTCACCAGCCTGAGCCTGGACGAGTCGCGCCTGCGCTCGACCGCGGCGCAGCTTCAAGCCCGGATCGATACCCTGGCCCCCCTGCTCGACAAGCCGGAGCAGCTCAGCCAGCTGGTGGGCCAGGCGCTGCAGGTGCAGGTGCTGGTGCCCCCGGCGGAGCCCTTGCGCCCGACCTCGCCGCGCCCGTTGCTTTACGCGGCCATCGCTGGCGTGCTGGGCTTGCTGGTGGGGGTGTTCTGGGCCTTCCTGGCGGAGGCTCTGGCCCTGCCCCAGGCCGAGGGAGTGGGGCAGCGGGACACCCGGGTGGTGGCAGGGCCAAAATGAGGCGCTGGGTCCCGACGGTCCTGCTGGGCTTGCTCGGCTTCGGGTTGGCCCAGGTGGTGCAGACGGCGAACTTCTTCGCGATCACCGCCTCGCAGTCTCGGGCGGTGGCCACCCCTGGCGCCTGGCGATATACGGTCGGGCCGCGCACGGCCGAGGCCCGGGCTTTCTGGGCCGGGGCGGTGGCGCAGTGGCAGGCCATCCTCCGGCGGGGTGGGCGGGTGGAGCTGGGGGCGTACGCGCTGCGCCTCGAGGGCGGGCAGCTCCGCTTGGAGCCCCACTGTGCCACGCCCAACCCCGCCTGCTTTACCCGGGTGGCGGTCTCGAGCCCCCTACCCACCTGGCAACAAGACGCCTTGCTGCTGGACTTCTCCAATGCCCTGGTGCAGGCTTTGGCCGAGGCCGGCAAGCGGGCAGGCCCCTACCCGGCGACGGTGACGGTCTCCAAGCTGGTGCGGGTGCAGCTCAACCCGGACGGGACCCGCTCGGCGCAGCCCAGCGGGTGGAAGCTGCCCAATTGAGGGCTTTCAGGTAAACAGCGAGGAGACCGACTCGCCGCGGTGGGTGCGCCAGATGGCCTCGGCGAAGAGCGGGCCCACCGAGAGGGTCTGCAGCTTGGGGCTGGGCGGGCCCTTGTAGAGGCAGGTGTTGGTGGCGGCGACCTCGAGGATGGGGCTCTTCTCGATGCGCTCGATGGCGGGCCCCACGTAGACGCCGTGGGTGAAGGCCGCGTAGACGGCCTCGGCCCCGTTCTGCTTGAGCACGTCGACGGCCTGCACCAGCGTGCCGGCGGTGGAGACCTCGTCGTCGATGATGAGCGCGATCTTGCCCTTGACGTTGCCGACGAGGCCCCTCGAGGTCACCTCGGTGTCGGAGAGGCGCTGCTTGTCGATGAAGGCCAAAGGCAGGGCCAGGCGGCGGGCCAGGGCGCTGGCGCGCTTGAGGTCGCCGGCGTCGGGGGCGACGATGACGGCGTTCTCGAGCTGGTCTACGCGGGTGGCGAAGTAGTT from the Calidithermus timidus DSM 17022 genome contains:
- a CDS encoding DegT/DnrJ/EryC1/StrS family aminotransferase, translating into MVRSSLSKPFAPWPHFEADEIEVAMKVLQSGKVNYWTGQEGRLFEQEFAEYVGTRYAVALHNGTVALELALYALGIGSGDEVITTPRTFIASASAAVMRGAKPVFADVDFNSGNITAETIEKVITSRTKAIIVVHLAGWPADMDPIMDLADKYGLKVIEDCAQAHGAKYKGRSVGSIGHVGAWSFCQDKILTTGGEGGMLTTNDPEVWSKAWSFKDHGKSYDAVYNRQHPPGFRWLHEDFGTNWRMLELQAAIGRVVLKKLDHWVDKRREYANYLNKRFGQIPALRITPAPGDIHHAYYKYYVYVRPEKLKPGWDRDRIMMAIGEMGIPCFSGSCSEIYLEKAFEKAGLRPAERLPIAQQLGETSLMFLVHPTLQPEHIEATAAAVEQVMEQASR
- a CDS encoding NAD-dependent epimerase/dehydratase family protein, giving the protein MKVLNREILVRVLADAVLLSASYALALLTRLFVVFYVEKSQDISLVQGYVDIYLRSLPILLPLGIAVFALFGFYTKGRAYASRYKVLVVVQAVTLSFLLFGFLGFLLPQHVNPPRSVVFIAWAFALPLIILARLWSDFWKRLAIAEVITYERPKANSGKNVLVIGGAGYIGSALLPKLLERGYKVRLLDLLLYGKEPIQGVINHPHLEIIQADFRQVDKVVEAMQGMDTVVHLGGLVGDPACAVDENLTIEINLMATRMIAEVAKGFGISKFIFASTCSVYGASDQILDERSSLNPVSLYARSKIASERVLAMLADEQFAVVNLRFGTIYGLSGRTRFDLVVNLLTAKAVVDGKITVFGGDQWRPFVHVDDAALAVLKVIEAPVELVRNQIFNVGSNEQNMTLGQVGELIQRIIPSAELIDSGRDGDRRNYRVDFSKIRKTLDFEPQWTVEQGIRQVIGALQSGKVADYRDPIYSNVRYLTEEAASEIIKQYYTGWERELIERAHSTN
- a CDS encoding O-antigen ligase family protein, encoding MTWLYGLPFILLPLFTIGFAAAAVCLGILGLRKGSYQSQGSRSTLWVYFLSAGFVGGVGQLLSPVEDIKVPWVNDQRPEKNLFAPETPWYLFSYDPMKRGERQADGFVRFYKREGLSGISSDLYYSVRQGTILTQSLYFRSDGNVTLQLSFWTKRGRQIVPTRLVDVGDGLKRAYATYQVRPGDELVQGPDIVQIKGNWTYIDIGYAQLELGSFPSAYRSGGQPDPTPLGRFVWWFGTVLLGLLVFYGTSYLLTYVSRARAALMITLGLALHLSVGVWQYFSYFSSESRAAGLAINPNAFGASGVVAASLVWLLGGWRLALIALTAMIGTVWISGSRAAFLGVLFMSMIWVIQFPRAWKWAVGIILTAGLMMVLLPGWEDRLGRLISFTDLSSPSSQSRLEIWQVAWQAFTEYPFTGIGANRFGIYYLEHRPPNALEPAAAHAHNLFLHLLAETGLLGLFGFLGLWGSIIRMLWQMGQWAALAVIGTALFMNLFDYTWFYAGVYYPLWVAVAWALRPPPDTMRA
- a CDS encoding Wzz/FepE/Etk N-terminal domain-containing protein, whose protein sequence is MEPHTQSDELSLRDLYLVLKRRQNLILGLTLGAAILVFAVSQVWPKTYSSKVVLSLSFNNQLQSGVLSNLPSLPGLAQGFVDLQNTTLLAKDLGVDQPPEVYGARFDEKKGLLNLSAKGRTPNEARQRVERIVRVATDYLRARMVEGAVSNIRALLAQTQLDLESTQESLKRIQAELKNLSAEGRSDAAIAAALEARQVGPETARSSSPAFTSLSLDESRLRSTAAQLQARIDTLAPLLDKPEQLSQLVGQALQVQVLVPPAEPLRPTSPRPLLYAAIAGVLGLLVGVFWAFLAEALALPQAEGVGQRDTRVVAGPK
- a CDS encoding ribose-phosphate diphosphokinase, whose translation is MDRPLMIFSGQSNVPLAQEIADNLGVPLGKSTTERFANDCLFVRYEQSLREGDVFIIQSLTPPVQDHLVELLMMIDAAKSSSAARVTAVIPYYAYARSDKKDAPRISITARLVADLIQTAGADRVLTMTLHSAQVHGFFKVPVDHLSAEPVIANYFATRVDQLENAVIVAPDAGDLKRASALARRLALPLAFIDKQRLSDTEVTSRGLVGNVKGKIALIIDDEVSTAGTLVQAVDVLKQNGAEAVYAAFTHGVYVGPAIERIEKSPILEVAATNTCLYKGPPSPKLQTLSVGPLFAEAIWRTHRGESVSSLFT